A genomic stretch from Ureibacillus composti includes:
- the dnaG gene encoding DNA primase gives MSSKIPEQLIEQIRSQSEIVDVIGEYMQLTKKGRNWFGLCPFHGENTPSFSVSQDKQIFHCFGCGAGGNVITFVMDIENITFPDAVIKLGSRAGIHLDIQNDSMAKNTSQYSSREEKMIEAHEFAAQMYHHLLMNTEDGEEALNYLLKRGFTKEHIETNGIGWSLPAWDTLSILLEKKGFDLEDMAECGLIIQKESDHTYFDRFRGRIMFPIRNDNGKIIGFSGRIITPSENDAKYLNSPETPIFHKSQVLFNLDKARTSIRKNRQVILMEGFIDVLAANQAGVYNAVATMGTSLTTQHVTKLKRLVDKIILCYDGDHAGWEAAKRAADMLHAEKLNVEVALLPEKLDPDDYIRKYGTESFVNQVIEKPHAYIAFMMMHARKNKNFQFENDILQYIQEVLEQLVGRSSPIERDLYIKQLSSETNISEDAIYAQYRKLEADDVKSNKRFEQTNLQPSKIDVQPKKPLNATERAERLLLSHMLRNAEVVERIINSDEPQPFARDEYIAVFVRLIGFYEEHVSADYQRFLEVLDDPELRKIVMEAALVEQDPDHVEAEISDSLRQLRKHRIEVEITKLLHDSQEAEKMHEHKRALEIAREIINLRKSLSAI, from the coding sequence TTCTGTGTCTCAAGACAAACAAATCTTCCATTGCTTTGGATGTGGAGCAGGTGGTAATGTCATTACATTTGTAATGGATATTGAAAATATTACGTTTCCTGATGCGGTAATCAAACTGGGTTCTCGCGCTGGTATACATTTAGATATCCAAAACGATAGTATGGCTAAAAATACCTCTCAATATTCATCAAGAGAAGAAAAAATGATTGAAGCACACGAATTTGCAGCGCAAATGTATCACCATTTGCTAATGAATACAGAGGATGGTGAGGAAGCGTTAAATTATCTTCTAAAAAGAGGATTTACAAAGGAGCATATCGAAACGAATGGTATAGGTTGGTCACTACCAGCTTGGGACACTCTTTCGATTCTCTTAGAAAAAAAAGGCTTCGATTTAGAAGATATGGCTGAATGTGGGCTTATCATTCAGAAGGAAAGTGACCATACTTATTTTGACCGATTTAGAGGAAGGATTATGTTTCCAATTCGGAATGATAATGGGAAAATTATCGGATTTTCGGGACGTATCATCACTCCATCTGAAAATGATGCAAAATATTTAAATAGCCCAGAAACACCTATATTTCATAAAAGCCAAGTTCTATTTAACTTGGATAAAGCAAGAACTTCCATACGTAAAAATCGTCAAGTCATATTAATGGAAGGATTTATTGATGTTCTCGCTGCTAATCAAGCAGGTGTCTACAATGCGGTTGCAACTATGGGGACCTCTCTAACAACACAGCATGTCACAAAGCTTAAGCGCTTAGTAGATAAAATCATTTTATGTTATGACGGTGATCATGCTGGTTGGGAAGCTGCAAAACGTGCCGCAGATATGTTACATGCCGAAAAATTAAATGTTGAAGTTGCACTATTGCCTGAAAAATTAGATCCTGATGATTATATTCGTAAGTATGGAACAGAATCTTTTGTTAATCAAGTAATAGAAAAACCACATGCTTATATTGCTTTCATGATGATGCACGCGAGGAAAAATAAAAATTTCCAATTTGAAAATGATATTTTGCAATACATTCAAGAAGTGCTTGAACAACTTGTTGGTAGATCCTCACCTATAGAGCGTGATTTATATATTAAACAACTATCAAGTGAAACAAATATTTCTGAAGATGCTATTTATGCCCAATATCGAAAACTAGAGGCAGATGATGTAAAAAGTAATAAACGATTTGAACAAACAAATCTCCAACCCTCAAAAATTGATGTTCAACCGAAGAAACCACTAAATGCAACAGAAAGAGCGGAAAGATTGTTACTATCACATATGCTTCGAAATGCAGAAGTGGTTGAAAGGATTATCAATAGTGATGAGCCTCAACCTTTTGCTAGGGATGAATATATAGCTGTATTTGTTCGCCTAATTGGCTTTTATGAAGAGCATGTATCAGCAGATTACCAAAGATTTTTAGAAGTTCTAGATGATCCAGAGTTACGAAAAATTGTGATGGAGGCAGCTCTTGTCGAGCAAGATCCTGACCATGTTGAAGCTGAAATTTCAGATAGCTTAAGACAATTACGAAAACATCGTATTGAAGTAGAAATAACTAAATTACTGCATGATTCACAGGAAGCGGAAAAAATGCATGAGCATAAACGCGCACTAGAAATCGCTAGAGAAATCATTAACCTAAGGAAATCATTATCAGCGATTTAA